From Oryctolagus cuniculus chromosome 17, mOryCun1.1, whole genome shotgun sequence, a single genomic window includes:
- the CRYBA1 gene encoding beta-crystallin A3 encodes METQTVQQELETLPTTKMAQTNPMPGSLGPWKITIYDQENFQGKRMEFTSSCPNVSERSFDNVRSLKVECGAWIGYEHTSFCGQQFILERGEYPRWDAWSGSNAYHIERLMSFRPICSANHKESKITIFEKENFIGRQWEICDDYPSLQAMGWFNNEVGSMKIQCGAWVCYQYPGYRGYQYILECDHHGGDYKHWREWGSHAQTSQIQSIRRIQQ; translated from the exons ATGGAGACCCAGACTgtgcagcaggagctgg AAACCCTTCCAACCACCAAGATGGCTCAGACCAATCCTATGCCGGGGTCCCTAGGGCCATGGAAG ATAACCATCTATGACCAGGAGAACTTCCAGGGCAAGAGGATGGAGTTCACCAGCTCCTGCCCAAATGTCTCTGAGCGCAGTTTTGATAATGTCCGGTCCCTCAAAGTGGAGTGTGGCGC CTGGATTGGTTATGAGCACACCAGCTTCTGTGGGCAACAGTTTATCCTGGAGAGAGGAGAATACCCTCGCTGGGATGCCTGGAGTGGGAGCAACGCCTATCATATTGAGCGTCTCATGTCCTTCCGCCCCATCTGTTCAGCC AATCATAAGGAGTCCAAGATTACCATCTTTGAGAAAGAAAACTTCATTGGACGCCAGTGGGAGATCTGTGACGACTACCCCTCCTTGCAAGCTATGGGCTGGTTCAACAATGAAGTTGGCTCCATGAAGATACAATGTGGGGC TTGGGTTTGCTACCAGTATCCTGGATATCGTGGCTATCAGTATATCTTGGAATGTGACCATCATGGAGGAGACTATAAACACTGGAGAGAGTGGGGTTCTCATGCCCAGACTTCCCAGATCCAATCGATACGCCGCATCCAACAGTAG
- the NUFIP2 gene encoding FMR1-interacting protein NUFIP2 isoform X3, with amino-acid sequence MSYPEREEKKEWTLGLAILRECYGELNGNAGEREISLKSLGSDEATNPISRVLNGNQQVVDPSLKQTVKASTFGKAGIKTKNFIQKNSMDKKNGKSYENKSGENQSVDKSDTVAIPNGVVTNNSGYIANGYMGKGADNDGSGSESGYTTPKKRKARRNSAKGCENLNLVQEKIMQQETSVPTLKQGLETFKPDYSEQKGNRVDGSKPVWKYEPGPGGTSRGKPAVGDVLRKSSDIKPGVSSKKFDDRPKGKHASAVASKEDSWTLFKPPPVFPVDNSSAKIVPKISYASKVKENLNKTIQNSVSPSSSSSSSSSTGETQTQSSSRLSQVPMSALKSVTSASFSNGPVLAGTDANVYPPGGQPLLTTAANTLTPISSGTDSVLQDVSLTSAAVEQIKSSLFIYPSNMQTVLLSTAQVDLPSQTDQQNLGDIFQNQWGLSFINEPSAGPETVIGKSSDHKVVEVTFQGEYPATLVSQGAEIIPSGTEHPVFPKAYELEKRTSPQVLSNILKSGTTNESGALSLEPSHIGDLQKADTSSQGALVFLSKDYEIENQNPLASPTNTLLGSAKEQRYQRGLERNDSWGSFDLRAAIVYHTKEMESIWNLQKQDPKRIITYNEAMDSPDQ; translated from the exons GCTATGGTGAACTAAATGGTAATgctggagaaagagaaatatctttaaAGAGTCTGGGTTCTGATGAAGCTACCAACCCTATTTCCAGGGTCCTCAATGGCAACCAGCAAGTTGTAGACCCTAGCCTGAAGCAGACTGTAAAGGCCAGCACCTTTGGGAAAGCAGGAATTAAAACCAAGAATTTCATTCAGAAAAACAGTATGGACAAAAAGAATGGGAAGTCTTATGAAAACAAATCTGGAGAGAACCAGTCTGTAGATAAAAGTGATACTGTAGCAATTCCAAATGGTGTTGTAACAAATAATTCAGGCTATATTGCTAATGGTTATATGGGCAAAGGAGCAGATAATGATGGTAGTGGATCAGAGAGCGGATATACCACTcctaagaaaagaaaagctagGCGCAATAGTGCCAAGGGTTGTGAAAACCTTAATTTAGTGCAGGAAAAAATAATGCAACAAGAGACCAGTGTCCCAACCTTAAAACAGGGACTTGAAACTTTCAAGCCTGACTATAGTGAACAAAAGGGAAACCGAGTAGATGGTTCCAAGCCTGTTTGGAAATATGAACCTGGGCCTGGAGGAACAAGTCGAGGAAAACCTGCCGTGGGTGATGTGCTTCGGAAAAGCTCAGATATAAAACCTGGTGTGAGCAGCAAAAAGTTTGATGATCGGCCCAAAGGAAAGCATGCCTCGGCTGTTGCCTCCAAAGAGGACTCGTGGACCCTATTTAAACCACCCCCAGTTTTTCCAGTGGACAATAGCAGTGCTAAAATCGTTCCTAAAATAAGTTATGCAAGCAAAGTTAAGGAAAACCTCAACAAAACTATACAGAACTCTGTGTCACCATCTTCATCCTCATCCTCTTCATCATCTACTGGAGAAACTCAGACACAATCTTCAAGTCGGTTATCCCAGGTTCCTATGTCAGCACTGAAATCTGTTACTTCTGCCAGCTTTTCTAACGGGCCTGTCTTAGCGGGGACTGATGCAAATGTGTATCCTCCAGGGGGTCAGCCACTGCTAACTACTGCTGCTAATACTTTAACACCCATCTCTTCTGGGACTGATTCAGTTCTCCAGGACGTGAGTCTAACTTCAGCAGCTGTTGAACAAATAAAGTCTAGCCTTTTTATTTATCCTTCAAATATGCAAACTGTGCTTTTAAGCACAGCACAAGTGGATCTGCCCTCTCAGACCGATCAGCAAAACCTGGGGGATATCTTCCAGAATCAGTGGGGtttatcatttataaatgagcccagtgctggccctgagactGTTATTGGGAAGTCATCAGATCATAAAGTGGTGGAGGTGACATTTCAAGGAGAATATCCTGCCACTTTGGTTTCACAGGGTGCTGAAATAATCCCCTCAGGAACTGAGCATCCTGTGTTTCCCAAGGCTTATGAGCTGGAGAAACGGACTAGTCCTCAAGTTCTGAGTAACATTCTAAAATCTGGGACTACTAATGAGAGTGGAGCCTTATCCTTGGAACCCAGTCATATAGGTGACCTGCAAAAAGCAGACACCAGTAGTCAAGGTGCTTTAGTGTTTCTCTCAAAGGACTACGAGATAGAAAATCAAAATCCTCTGGCCTCTCCTACGAACACTTTGTTGGGCTCCGCCAAAGAACAGAGATACCAGAGAGGCCTAGAAAGGAATGATAGCTGGGGTTCTTTTGACCTGAGGGCTGCTATTGTATATCACACTAAAG AAATGGAATCTATTTGGAATTTGCAGAAGCAAG ATCCCAAAAGGATAATCACTTACAATGAAGCCATGGATAGTCCAGATCAATGA
- the NUFIP2 gene encoding FMR1-interacting protein NUFIP2 isoform X2 → MSYPEREEKKEWTLGLAILRECKQLGYGELNGNAGEREISLKSLGSDEATNPISRVLNGNQQVVDPSLKQTVKASTFGKAGIKTKNFIQKNSMDKKNGKSYENKSGENQSVDKSDTVAIPNGVVTNNSGYIANGYMGKGADNDGSGSESGYTTPKKRKARRNSAKGCENLNLVQEKIMQQETSVPTLKQGLETFKPDYSEQKGNRVDGSKPVWKYEPGPGGTSRGKPAVGDVLRKSSDIKPGVSSKKFDDRPKGKHASAVASKEDSWTLFKPPPVFPVDNSSAKIVPKISYASKVKENLNKTIQNSVSPSSSSSSSSSTGETQTQSSSRLSQVPMSALKSVTSASFSNGPVLAGTDANVYPPGGQPLLTTAANTLTPISSGTDSVLQDVSLTSAAVEQIKSSLFIYPSNMQTVLLSTAQVDLPSQTDQQNLGDIFQNQWGLSFINEPSAGPETVIGKSSDHKVVEVTFQGEYPATLVSQGAEIIPSGTEHPVFPKAYELEKRTSPQVLSNILKSGTTNESGALSLEPSHIGDLQKADTSSQGALVFLSKDYEIENQNPLASPTNTLLGSAKEQRYQRGLERNDSWGSFDLRAAIVYHTKEMESIWNLQKQDPKRIITYNEAMDSPDQ, encoded by the exons GCTATGGTGAACTAAATGGTAATgctggagaaagagaaatatctttaaAGAGTCTGGGTTCTGATGAAGCTACCAACCCTATTTCCAGGGTCCTCAATGGCAACCAGCAAGTTGTAGACCCTAGCCTGAAGCAGACTGTAAAGGCCAGCACCTTTGGGAAAGCAGGAATTAAAACCAAGAATTTCATTCAGAAAAACAGTATGGACAAAAAGAATGGGAAGTCTTATGAAAACAAATCTGGAGAGAACCAGTCTGTAGATAAAAGTGATACTGTAGCAATTCCAAATGGTGTTGTAACAAATAATTCAGGCTATATTGCTAATGGTTATATGGGCAAAGGAGCAGATAATGATGGTAGTGGATCAGAGAGCGGATATACCACTcctaagaaaagaaaagctagGCGCAATAGTGCCAAGGGTTGTGAAAACCTTAATTTAGTGCAGGAAAAAATAATGCAACAAGAGACCAGTGTCCCAACCTTAAAACAGGGACTTGAAACTTTCAAGCCTGACTATAGTGAACAAAAGGGAAACCGAGTAGATGGTTCCAAGCCTGTTTGGAAATATGAACCTGGGCCTGGAGGAACAAGTCGAGGAAAACCTGCCGTGGGTGATGTGCTTCGGAAAAGCTCAGATATAAAACCTGGTGTGAGCAGCAAAAAGTTTGATGATCGGCCCAAAGGAAAGCATGCCTCGGCTGTTGCCTCCAAAGAGGACTCGTGGACCCTATTTAAACCACCCCCAGTTTTTCCAGTGGACAATAGCAGTGCTAAAATCGTTCCTAAAATAAGTTATGCAAGCAAAGTTAAGGAAAACCTCAACAAAACTATACAGAACTCTGTGTCACCATCTTCATCCTCATCCTCTTCATCATCTACTGGAGAAACTCAGACACAATCTTCAAGTCGGTTATCCCAGGTTCCTATGTCAGCACTGAAATCTGTTACTTCTGCCAGCTTTTCTAACGGGCCTGTCTTAGCGGGGACTGATGCAAATGTGTATCCTCCAGGGGGTCAGCCACTGCTAACTACTGCTGCTAATACTTTAACACCCATCTCTTCTGGGACTGATTCAGTTCTCCAGGACGTGAGTCTAACTTCAGCAGCTGTTGAACAAATAAAGTCTAGCCTTTTTATTTATCCTTCAAATATGCAAACTGTGCTTTTAAGCACAGCACAAGTGGATCTGCCCTCTCAGACCGATCAGCAAAACCTGGGGGATATCTTCCAGAATCAGTGGGGtttatcatttataaatgagcccagtgctggccctgagactGTTATTGGGAAGTCATCAGATCATAAAGTGGTGGAGGTGACATTTCAAGGAGAATATCCTGCCACTTTGGTTTCACAGGGTGCTGAAATAATCCCCTCAGGAACTGAGCATCCTGTGTTTCCCAAGGCTTATGAGCTGGAGAAACGGACTAGTCCTCAAGTTCTGAGTAACATTCTAAAATCTGGGACTACTAATGAGAGTGGAGCCTTATCCTTGGAACCCAGTCATATAGGTGACCTGCAAAAAGCAGACACCAGTAGTCAAGGTGCTTTAGTGTTTCTCTCAAAGGACTACGAGATAGAAAATCAAAATCCTCTGGCCTCTCCTACGAACACTTTGTTGGGCTCCGCCAAAGAACAGAGATACCAGAGAGGCCTAGAAAGGAATGATAGCTGGGGTTCTTTTGACCTGAGGGCTGCTATTGTATATCACACTAAAG AAATGGAATCTATTTGGAATTTGCAGAAGCAAG ATCCCAAAAGGATAATCACTTACAATGAAGCCATGGATAGTCCAGATCAATGA